One Halobacterium sp. DL1 DNA window includes the following coding sequences:
- a CDS encoding DNA topoisomerase I, translated as MQDAIRVLAGECAVRYEVGGETERNLRGDVVVIVKPDDTVLVHDADGYQPAAWLTRPGVVRYTRDARGFRLDAADGDERLVVESATEHGDAHYPASPAGPPVGSCECEGTLVRDGGRVVCVDCRADYPIPRDAAVTGETCPDCGLPLLRVARGVEVTACLDRDCRPIAAAVREVVDGEWTCRCGEPLGIETNRGLHAVCEDCGERHRLPRGSADGACDCGLPAFDTGDGSRCLDAECTAALQSA; from the coding sequence ATGCAGGACGCCATCCGCGTGCTCGCAGGCGAGTGTGCCGTGCGCTACGAAGTGGGCGGCGAGACGGAACGCAACCTCCGCGGCGACGTGGTCGTCATCGTGAAACCCGACGACACCGTCCTCGTCCACGACGCCGACGGCTACCAGCCGGCGGCCTGGCTCACTCGCCCGGGCGTCGTCCGCTACACCCGCGACGCCCGCGGGTTCCGCCTCGACGCCGCCGACGGCGACGAGCGCCTCGTCGTCGAGAGCGCGACCGAACACGGCGACGCCCACTACCCCGCCTCGCCCGCCGGCCCGCCCGTCGGGTCCTGTGAGTGCGAGGGCACGCTCGTCCGGGACGGCGGCCGCGTGGTCTGCGTGGACTGCCGCGCGGACTACCCCATCCCCCGGGACGCCGCCGTCACCGGCGAGACCTGTCCGGACTGCGGGCTCCCCCTGCTGCGCGTGGCCCGCGGCGTCGAGGTGACGGCCTGTCTCGACCGGGACTGCCGTCCCATCGCGGCCGCGGTCAGGGAGGTCGTCGACGGCGAGTGGACCTGCCGCTGCGGCGAGCCACTCGGTATCGAGACGAACCGCGGCCTCCACGCCGTCTGCGAGGACTGCGGCGAGCGCCACCGCCTCCCGCGGGGCAGCGCAGACGGGGCGTGTGATTGTGGCCTCCCCGCGTTCGACACCGGCGACGGCTCGCGGTGTCTCGACGCCGAGTGCACGGCGGCGCTGCAGTCGGCGTGA
- a CDS encoding dihydroorotate dehydrogenase, protein MYELLKPALLRLPPERVHDATMGLLRVAERTGIHHAYAKQYTVHDERLAVDAFGQSFANPVGLAAGFDKNAEAPRALVALGFGHVEVGAVTAERQPGNPRPRLFRLPEDEALVNRMGFNNHGADAVGRRLDGATLPDVPLGVNVGKSKVTPLEEAPEDYRYTYERVADAGDYFVVNVSSPNTPGLRELQNREQLAAILDALQDAGAAPLLVKLSPDLHREAVTDAIDLVNELGLDGIVATNTTTERPDSLRSPNAAEGGGLSGRPIRDRATDQVRFVAERTDRPVVGVGGVFTAEDAYEKIRAGASVVQLYTGLVYRGPSVARSINEGLLDLLERDGFDSVEDAVGADL, encoded by the coding sequence ATGTACGAGCTGCTGAAGCCGGCACTGCTTCGTCTCCCACCCGAGCGCGTTCACGACGCCACCATGGGACTGCTTCGCGTCGCCGAGCGCACAGGCATTCACCACGCGTACGCGAAGCAGTACACCGTCCACGATGAGCGACTCGCCGTCGATGCGTTCGGCCAGTCGTTCGCAAACCCGGTGGGCTTGGCCGCCGGCTTCGACAAGAACGCCGAGGCGCCGCGTGCACTCGTCGCGCTGGGCTTCGGTCACGTCGAGGTCGGCGCCGTGACGGCCGAGCGACAGCCGGGGAACCCACGGCCGCGGCTGTTCCGCCTCCCCGAGGACGAGGCGCTGGTCAACCGCATGGGGTTCAACAACCACGGCGCGGACGCTGTCGGCCGCCGCCTGGACGGGGCGACGCTCCCGGACGTCCCCCTCGGCGTGAACGTGGGGAAGTCGAAGGTCACGCCCCTGGAGGAGGCCCCCGAGGACTACCGCTACACGTACGAGCGCGTCGCAGACGCGGGAGACTACTTCGTGGTGAACGTCTCCAGCCCGAACACGCCCGGCCTCCGGGAACTCCAGAACCGGGAACAGCTGGCGGCGATTCTCGACGCGCTCCAGGACGCTGGCGCGGCGCCGCTGCTCGTGAAACTCTCCCCGGACCTCCACCGGGAGGCCGTGACGGACGCCATCGACCTGGTGAACGAACTCGGGTTGGACGGGATCGTCGCGACGAACACGACCACCGAACGTCCCGATTCCCTGCGGAGTCCGAACGCAGCGGAGGGCGGTGGCCTCTCCGGGAGACCGATTCGCGACCGTGCGACCGACCAGGTGCGCTTCGTCGCGGAGCGCACCGACCGGCCTGTCGTCGGCGTGGGCGGCGTCTTCACCGCCGAGGACGCCTACGAGAAGATCCGCGCGGGCGCCTCGGTCGTCCAGCTGTACACCGGTCTCGTCTACCGCGGGCCCTCGGTCGCACGGAGCATCAACGAGGGGCTGCTCGACTTGCTGGAGCGCGACGGCTTCGACTCCGTCGAGGACGCGGTCGGCGCAGACCTGTAG
- a CDS encoding tryptophanyl-tRNA synthetase: MTDTDDDTDAGEAAPGADSVALDPWGSSTVSDYRKLFEEFGIESFEDVIDEVPDPHFLMRRAIIFGHRDYRPVLEAMRDDEPFAALSGFMPTGDPHIGHKMVFDELIWHQQQGADTYALIADLEAHAARGLTWDEIDDHAEDYLLSLLALGFDADEGTLYRQSANRELQDLAFELGAEANFSEFEAIYGFDGETDVSHMQSVVTQMADILYPQLSEPKPTVIPVGPDQDPHMRLARDIAERTRFFKVTEAYASVAFDDDERPLVAAAYDAREQYAEDADSPRCTEAADWLRDSAVAGEFDGETVDSVVEKLENAGMEPLRPRVRFFDRQATDEAFEALIDAIAGEKRVFEGHVDAFEMDHETAEDLALGVEVDHGGYGFVPPSSVYHRFMTGLTGGKMSSSVPASHISLLDDPEAGYDKVKSATTGGRETAEKQRELGGEADDCPVYELYAYLLAGDDDEFAERVYDECVGGERLCGDCKEEAAQLMEEFLADHQEKREEAREVLDDLDVVLDSQRP, from the coding sequence ATGACTGACACAGACGACGACACGGACGCCGGCGAGGCCGCGCCGGGCGCGGACAGCGTCGCGCTCGACCCGTGGGGCTCCTCGACGGTCTCCGACTACCGCAAGCTCTTCGAGGAGTTCGGCATCGAGTCATTCGAGGACGTCATCGACGAGGTGCCCGACCCCCACTTCCTGATGCGGCGGGCCATCATCTTCGGCCACCGCGACTACCGCCCCGTTCTGGAGGCGATGCGCGACGACGAGCCGTTCGCCGCGCTCTCCGGGTTCATGCCGACGGGCGACCCCCACATCGGCCACAAGATGGTGTTCGACGAGCTCATCTGGCACCAGCAGCAGGGCGCCGACACCTACGCGCTCATCGCGGACCTCGAGGCCCACGCCGCCCGCGGACTGACGTGGGACGAGATCGACGACCACGCCGAGGACTACCTCCTCTCGCTCCTCGCGCTCGGTTTCGACGCCGACGAGGGAACGCTCTACCGGCAGTCCGCGAACCGCGAACTTCAGGACCTCGCGTTCGAACTCGGTGCGGAGGCGAACTTCTCGGAGTTCGAGGCCATCTACGGCTTCGACGGCGAGACTGACGTCTCCCACATGCAGAGCGTCGTCACCCAGATGGCGGACATCCTCTACCCGCAACTCAGCGAGCCGAAACCCACGGTCATCCCGGTCGGCCCCGACCAGGACCCCCACATGCGCCTCGCCCGCGACATCGCGGAGCGCACGCGATTTTTCAAGGTGACCGAGGCGTACGCGAGCGTCGCGTTCGACGACGACGAGCGCCCGCTGGTCGCCGCCGCCTACGACGCCCGCGAGCAGTACGCCGAGGACGCCGACTCGCCGCGCTGCACGGAGGCCGCCGACTGGCTCCGCGACAGCGCGGTGGCGGGGGAGTTCGACGGTGAGACGGTCGACTCGGTCGTCGAGAAACTGGAGAACGCCGGGATGGAGCCGCTGCGCCCCCGCGTGCGCTTCTTCGACCGGCAGGCCACCGACGAGGCCTTCGAGGCGCTCATCGACGCGATCGCCGGCGAGAAGCGCGTCTTCGAGGGGCACGTCGACGCCTTCGAGATGGACCACGAGACCGCCGAGGACCTCGCGCTCGGGGTCGAGGTCGACCACGGCGGCTACGGCTTCGTGCCGCCGTCCTCGGTCTACCACCGCTTCATGACCGGGCTCACTGGCGGGAAGATGTCCTCCTCGGTTCCGGCGAGCCACATCAGCCTGCTCGACGACCCCGAGGCGGGCTACGACAAGGTGAAGTCCGCGACGACGGGCGGCCGCGAGACCGCGGAGAAGCAGCGAGAACTCGGCGGCGAGGCCGACGACTGCCCCGTCTACGAACTGTACGCCTACCTGCTCGCTGGCGACGACGACGAGTTCGCCGAGCGCGTCTACGACGAGTGCGTCGGCGGCGAACGGCTCTGTGGGGACTGCAAGGAGGAGGCCGCCCAGCTGATGGAGGAGTTCCTCGCCGACCACCAGGAGAAACGCGAGGAAGCCCGCGAGGTGCTCGACGACCTGGACGTCGTGCTGGACTCCCAGCGACCGTAG
- a CDS encoding nonhistone chromosomal protein, producing MVREDGKRNFALREANGDETSVFSGNTPRQAALKAARRLDGTGVSEDEADREDIRLREKGTDKVHIYEGWAWEEDAPDDKPDWMPGDITKANVSKQGIEHIEE from the coding sequence ATGGTACGCGAGGACGGTAAGCGCAATTTCGCGCTACGAGAGGCGAACGGTGACGAAACCAGTGTCTTCAGTGGGAACACACCACGACAGGCCGCCCTCAAGGCTGCCCGTCGCCTCGACGGCACAGGCGTCAGCGAGGACGAGGCCGACCGGGAGGATATCCGTCTCCGCGAGAAGGGGACGGACAAAGTCCACATCTACGAAGGCTGGGCGTGGGAGGAAGACGCTCCCGACGACAAGCCGGACTGGATGCCTGGCGACATCACGAAGGCGAACGTATCCAAGCAGGGCATCGAGCACATCGAGGAGTAA
- a CDS encoding tRNA splicing endonuclease (catalyzes the removal of tRNA introns; in Archaeoglobus fulgidus this enzyme forms a homodimer) has translation MDGQTTDDGVRVGGDARQRFHDARGYGHPLDGNDVALSNVEAAHLLFRGDLASIDGMDFRTFLADREPGFGARFLVYADLRDRGFYLAPDREPWWHDPGDGDFVVFPRGKGPDDGEVKHRVRVVDERTVVPSAGLADVVLAVVDEESEITYLDVAATEPAGETEFDPPTDVEGVLLETRVLVWDPPAELHDRGFYGQPLGGRAAEYDALQLSLLEAAYLAASGALVLGDGAGVEQIVERGRAVEGERFDRRLRVYRAFRDRGMVPKTGFKFGADFRVYADVESVDELGHSELLVRTLPADHEFAPRDLSLDVRLAHGVRKRMVFALESASEDTIRWLAVSRLTP, from the coding sequence ATGGATGGACAGACGACCGACGACGGCGTCAGGGTGGGGGGCGACGCTCGCCAGCGCTTCCACGACGCGCGCGGCTACGGCCACCCGCTCGACGGCAACGACGTCGCGCTGTCCAACGTCGAGGCCGCTCATCTGCTGTTCCGGGGCGACCTGGCGTCGATCGACGGGATGGACTTCCGGACGTTCCTCGCCGACCGCGAACCCGGGTTCGGTGCGCGCTTCCTCGTCTACGCGGACCTCCGGGACCGCGGGTTCTACCTCGCGCCCGACCGCGAACCGTGGTGGCACGACCCCGGCGACGGCGACTTCGTCGTGTTCCCCCGCGGGAAGGGGCCGGACGACGGCGAGGTGAAACACCGCGTCCGCGTGGTTGACGAGCGCACCGTCGTCCCGAGTGCGGGCCTCGCGGACGTCGTGCTCGCGGTGGTCGACGAGGAGAGCGAGATAACGTACCTCGACGTGGCGGCGACCGAGCCGGCGGGCGAGACGGAGTTCGACCCGCCGACCGACGTCGAGGGCGTGCTGCTGGAGACCCGCGTGCTCGTCTGGGACCCGCCAGCGGAACTCCACGACCGGGGGTTCTACGGCCAGCCCCTCGGTGGGCGCGCCGCGGAGTACGACGCGCTCCAGCTATCGCTGCTCGAGGCCGCCTACCTCGCTGCGTCGGGCGCGCTCGTCCTCGGGGACGGCGCGGGCGTCGAGCAGATTGTCGAGCGCGGGCGGGCCGTCGAGGGCGAGCGCTTCGACCGCCGCCTCCGCGTCTACCGCGCGTTCCGGGACCGCGGTATGGTGCCCAAGACCGGCTTCAAGTTCGGCGCCGACTTCCGCGTCTACGCTGACGTCGAGTCCGTCGACGAACTCGGGCACTCCGAGCTGCTCGTGCGGACGCTGCCCGCCGACCACGAGTTCGCGCCGCGGGACCTCTCCCTGGACGTGCGCCTCGCCCACGGGGTCCGGAAGCGAATGGTTTTTGCGCTGGAGTCCGCCAGTGAGGACACGATTCGGTGGCTCGCCGTGAGCCGACTCACTCCCTGA
- a CDS encoding phenylalanyl-tRNA synthetase subunit alpha — protein sequence MKLPAQQAAVLEAASADEPRRIDDLAADLGEPPETVTGAAFELADAGLVDVTEETADEVELTDEGREYADTGLPEVRLYEAALDAGADDEPVQMGQVIGASGLEGPQVDIALSNYARKGYGAIESGALAADPSADPEDDAEAVALRALADDESVPGDAPLDQLERRDLVVRRERTVRSVQLTEAGVTELMAGVEASDAVGQLTPELLASGDWRDAEFADYNVEADAAEHTPGKVHVLRQAAERVEEVLVGMGFQEMEGPHVDADFYINDCLFMPQDHPARNHWDRFALSNPEKIEDLPADLVDRVERAHREGVGPDGDGYHSPWDEDFARALALRGHTTSLTARYLSGVAGEDIEPPQRYFSVEKAYRNDTLDATHLLEFFQIEGWVMAEDLSVRDLMGTFREFYSQFGITDLEFKPTYNPYTEPSFELFGRHPETGELIEIGNSGIFRPEMLEPLGVEADVMAWGLALERLLMLVTGFEDIRDVHGTLCDLEFLRDAEVVY from the coding sequence ATGAAACTGCCAGCACAGCAGGCCGCGGTGCTCGAAGCGGCGAGCGCCGACGAGCCACGACGAATCGACGACCTCGCGGCTGACCTCGGTGAACCGCCGGAGACGGTCACGGGCGCGGCGTTCGAACTCGCGGACGCCGGCCTCGTGGACGTCACCGAGGAGACAGCCGACGAGGTCGAACTGACCGACGAGGGCCGCGAGTACGCCGACACGGGCCTCCCCGAGGTGCGCCTGTACGAGGCCGCCCTCGACGCGGGCGCCGACGACGAACCCGTCCAGATGGGCCAGGTCATCGGCGCGTCGGGCCTCGAGGGCCCGCAGGTGGACATCGCGCTCTCGAACTACGCCCGGAAGGGGTACGGCGCCATCGAATCGGGCGCGCTCGCCGCAGACCCGAGCGCCGACCCCGAGGACGACGCCGAAGCAGTGGCGCTCCGCGCGCTCGCCGACGACGAATCGGTCCCCGGGGACGCCCCGCTCGACCAGCTCGAGCGCCGCGACCTCGTGGTGCGCCGCGAGCGCACCGTCCGCTCCGTCCAGTTGACCGAGGCGGGCGTCACGGAACTGATGGCGGGCGTCGAGGCCAGCGACGCGGTGGGCCAGCTCACGCCCGAGCTGCTCGCGTCGGGCGACTGGCGGGACGCCGAGTTCGCCGACTACAACGTGGAGGCCGACGCCGCCGAACACACGCCGGGGAAGGTCCACGTGCTCCGGCAGGCAGCCGAGCGCGTCGAGGAAGTGCTGGTCGGGATGGGGTTCCAGGAGATGGAAGGGCCGCACGTCGACGCGGACTTCTACATCAACGACTGTCTGTTCATGCCCCAGGACCACCCGGCGCGCAACCACTGGGACCGCTTCGCGCTGTCGAACCCCGAGAAGATCGAGGACCTGCCCGCGGACCTCGTCGACCGCGTCGAGCGCGCACACCGCGAGGGCGTCGGGCCGGACGGCGACGGCTACCACTCGCCGTGGGACGAGGACTTCGCGCGTGCGCTCGCGCTCCGCGGGCACACGACGAGCCTCACCGCTCGCTACCTCTCCGGCGTCGCCGGCGAGGATATCGAGCCCCCGCAGCGCTACTTCAGCGTCGAGAAGGCCTACCGGAACGACACGCTGGACGCCACCCACCTCCTGGAGTTCTTCCAGATCGAGGGCTGGGTGATGGCCGAGGACCTCTCGGTTCGGGACCTGATGGGGACGTTCCGGGAGTTCTACAGCCAGTTCGGTATCACCGACCTCGAATTCAAGCCGACGTACAACCCCTACACGGAGCCCAGCTTCGAACTGTTCGGCCGACACCCGGAGACCGGTGAACTCATCGAGATCGGGAACTCCGGCATCTTCCGGCCGGAGATGCTCGAACCCCTGGGTGTGGAGGCCGACGTGATGGCGTGGGGGCTCGCCCTCGAGCGACTACTGATGCTTGTCACTGGCTTCGAGGACATCCGGGACGTCCACGGGACGCTGTGTGACCTCGAATTCCTGCGGGACGCGGAGGTGGTGTACTGA
- a CDS encoding phenylalanyl-tRNA synthetase subunit beta has product MPVVDVDPDELRTLTGHTGKSDDELKDDLFGLGIEYEGETEDGEFKLEFEADRLDRLSVEGIARSLRYHYGDTRGVYVPDTNSAEWTIEVEDVPEERPYVTGAVVRGVDLDEDALDSLIQLQEKLHATMGRKRAKGAIGIHDLTMLKGESQTDEGGPERSITYTGIGPDEDTFVPLDDDAERTPGEVLTEHPTGEQYADLLAEYESFPAIYDDIGLFSFPPVINGRRTEVSTESRELFVELTGTDQWTIDRMCAIVCYALDARGATVEDVTVEYPDRELVRPDFEVREKRVGHDRIETLLGIDLASDDVVDLAERAGLDAEPVGEEYRVEIPPYRVDVLHPVDVVDDVGRAYGFNELVPRYPDVSTIGGRTEESRLESAARQALVGAGFEDLLNFNMTSEAENFESMRISPGSGDSVVGAAEPATISEPYSEDFTILRTWALPSLATVLENNTHRSYPQNLAEIGFAAHVDDSEETGVAERRTVAAALADHDASYEDAKARLQALCDEFHVDLETPPTDHPSFIDGRTASVVVDGENVGVIGELHPAVIVDHDVEVPVAGFEFELDALR; this is encoded by the coding sequence ATGCCCGTCGTCGACGTCGACCCCGACGAACTCCGCACGCTCACCGGCCACACCGGGAAGAGCGACGACGAACTCAAGGACGACCTCTTCGGCCTCGGCATCGAGTACGAGGGCGAGACCGAGGACGGCGAGTTCAAACTGGAGTTCGAGGCCGACCGCCTCGATCGCCTCTCCGTGGAGGGCATCGCGCGCAGCCTCCGCTACCACTACGGCGACACCCGGGGCGTCTACGTCCCCGACACCAACAGCGCCGAGTGGACCATCGAGGTCGAAGACGTGCCCGAGGAACGGCCGTACGTCACCGGCGCCGTCGTCCGCGGCGTGGACCTCGACGAGGACGCTCTCGACTCCCTCATCCAGCTCCAGGAGAAGCTCCACGCGACGATGGGCCGCAAGCGCGCGAAGGGCGCCATCGGCATCCACGACCTGACGATGCTGAAAGGCGAGTCCCAGACCGACGAGGGCGGCCCCGAGCGCTCCATCACGTACACGGGCATCGGCCCGGACGAGGACACGTTCGTCCCGCTCGACGACGACGCCGAGCGCACGCCCGGCGAGGTGCTCACGGAACACCCGACCGGCGAGCAGTACGCCGACCTGCTCGCCGAGTACGAGTCGTTCCCCGCCATCTACGACGACATCGGGCTGTTCAGCTTCCCGCCAGTCATCAACGGCCGCCGGACGGAGGTGTCCACCGAGTCCCGCGAACTGTTCGTGGAACTGACGGGCACCGACCAGTGGACCATCGACCGGATGTGCGCCATCGTCTGCTACGCGCTCGACGCCCGCGGCGCCACCGTCGAGGACGTCACCGTCGAGTACCCCGACCGGGAACTCGTCCGGCCGGACTTCGAGGTGCGGGAGAAGCGCGTCGGCCACGACCGCATCGAGACGCTGCTCGGCATCGACCTCGCGTCCGACGACGTGGTCGACCTCGCGGAGCGCGCCGGTCTGGACGCCGAACCGGTTGGCGAGGAGTACCGCGTCGAGATTCCGCCGTACCGCGTCGACGTGCTCCACCCGGTGGACGTCGTCGACGACGTCGGCCGCGCGTACGGGTTCAACGAACTCGTCCCGCGCTACCCCGACGTGAGCACCATCGGTGGCCGCACCGAGGAGTCGCGCCTCGAGTCCGCCGCCCGCCAGGCCCTCGTCGGCGCCGGCTTCGAGGACCTCCTGAACTTCAACATGACCAGCGAGGCCGAGAACTTCGAGAGCATGCGGATCTCGCCCGGGTCCGGCGACTCCGTCGTCGGCGCCGCCGAACCAGCGACCATCTCCGAACCGTACAGCGAGGACTTCACCATCCTCCGCACGTGGGCGCTGCCGTCGCTCGCGACCGTGCTGGAGAACAACACCCATCGGTCGTACCCCCAGAACCTCGCGGAGATCGGGTTCGCCGCGCACGTCGACGACAGCGAGGAGACAGGCGTCGCCGAGCGCCGCACCGTCGCCGCCGCCCTCGCGGACCACGACGCCTCCTACGAGGACGCGAAGGCACGCCTGCAGGCGCTCTGCGACGAGTTCCACGTCGACCTGGAGACGCCGCCGACCGACCACCCCTCGTTCATCGACGGTCGCACCGCGAGCGTGGTGGTCGACGGTGAGAATGTCGGGGTCATCGGCGAACTCCACCCCGCGGTCATCGTCGACCACGACGTCGAGGTGCCGGTCGCCGGCTTCGAGTTCGAACTCGACGCGCTGCGCTGA
- a CDS encoding GCN5 family acetyltransferase, with amino-acid sequence MADSFEIREAVAEDAAAIQAVARASWHTAYDDLLGEDTVTEYVNAWFDPEKVVADDVEPADRDLFVAEGADEVIGFAETTLDGDETAVLYRIYVAPDAHGDGVGTALLERAEAAAAERGRTRLRLSVVAPNEDAVAFYEARGFERVDTVRDDEFDCNRYQYEKRIAA; translated from the coding sequence ATGGCCGATTCGTTCGAGATTCGGGAGGCGGTGGCCGAGGACGCAGCCGCGATTCAAGCCGTCGCGCGTGCGTCATGGCACACGGCGTACGACGACCTGCTGGGCGAGGACACCGTCACCGAGTACGTGAACGCGTGGTTCGACCCCGAGAAGGTGGTCGCCGACGACGTCGAGCCGGCTGACCGGGACCTGTTCGTGGCCGAAGGGGCGGACGAAGTCATCGGGTTCGCGGAGACGACACTGGACGGCGACGAGACGGCGGTCCTCTACCGCATCTACGTTGCTCCCGACGCGCACGGCGACGGTGTCGGAACGGCGCTGCTGGAGCGCGCGGAGGCGGCGGCCGCTGAGCGTGGGAGGACCCGATTGCGGCTGTCGGTCGTGGCACCGAACGAGGACGCCGTCGCGTTCTACGAGGCACGGGGGTTCGAGCGCGTCGACACCGTTCGTGACGACGAGTTCGACTGCAACCGGTACCAGTACGAGAAGCGAATCGCGGCGTAG